One Ranitomeya imitator isolate aRanImi1 chromosome 4, aRanImi1.pri, whole genome shotgun sequence genomic window, aaaaaaaatttttttctctttttcttcaccaaatttgtgggtgcgtcttatggtccggtgcgtcttatagtccgaaaaatacggtaaatggcaAGATCTATAGAAACTCTAACTGGAGAATCTTAGTCCCACAATAAGTTACAGCCTGAGGTTTGAGACGGTAAGAGACACTCGTCTACAGGGTCTTCACTCTGAATGCCTGATTTACCTTTTTCCATGCCAGCTTGTTGCAGAGAAGCAATAGTTTTCTGTTCAACTATATCATGTAAAGAAATTCCATGATCTGTAATGCATGTAAAATTCTAATTCAATTCCTATAACCGGGCTTTTGATATTTATGGCTTTCATTTTAGATAGATCACAAATATCACCCACCCACTGATCGGCTGTTATCAGCTCTGACGGATGTCACCTGGCAGTGTGGCGGAGGAACAGGAACTGATCTTCAGTCCTCAGCAACGGCCACTACACTGTAAATGGAGCGGCGCTGTTCACCTTCATTCAATCTTAACATTCTCTGCTGTCTGAGCTGATCATAATTGATCGGTGGGTGACCCAGGCCTCCCCTGAactgatattgataacctatcctataAGATTTTTCCTGTGAGCTTTTTTCAATATATTAAAAAGTTTATGTGCTTACATATTTTTACTTAAACCTTTGGATTGTCTGAAAGCAGCATTGGGGCAGATTTACTAATTCTGCTGATTACGGAGTATAAAATTAAACTTGACAGTCTTAAAATGTACCATATATATCACAGTTGTTCATGCCAGATGgtaattttggtgcatttttagacATATTTGTCTAACTTTTATACCACTTATCGTTTAGCCTAGTTTACATAACTATGATATGCAATTATGGTGCATGTTGTCACTTGTTTGGCCTCACCCTTGTCCCGCTAAGCCACAATCCCTTCTGTTATGCCCCAACCACTTGTTATCTTGTAGAAACCCAATCCGTTGTTAGCGGTATGGGTGGTATGAGGTAGTGTCCACGGCGTTTGCCTATTTCTGCCTTCATCCCAACTTTAGGCGTTTTCAGGGATTTGGGGGAACTCAAACATCCCAGAGCTagttgtatataaaaaaaatgtaagtaCTTTAGAAAAAATGTATATTAGTTGGGTTTGCCAATCAGTTATTTTTAAATAGCTAGTCACAATCTCTATGTATCAATAATGCATGCAAAATAAGCATGTATAAAATGTAATGTATTATGCTAAAATGTTTCTGTATCTGGAAGTTTCACAGATTAAATTCATTATCCACATTATGTTTTAATATTTAAAACCAGATAACAAagctatttttttaattatttttatacctAGGTTCTGTTTATTATCTGTTGTTTATGATTATGGGCCTCTTGTCTTGCCAGGGTTTCTGCCCTTCATGGACTATAgacattaaagcgaacctgtcagcaggattgtgcacagtaacctacacatagATTCAGGTcgttgccgttatactgattacaatgatacctgggctgatgaaatccgtcttgtggttgatttttaatgtttattttcagttttggagttaatgatatgcttgtgctgacggcgggggacgtgacagacatcggaatgtgagtatgtagtgttttttttttttttttttaacttttacaatggtaaccagggtaaatatcgggttactaagcgcagccctgcacttagtaacccgatgtttacccaggttacccggggacttcggcatcgttgaagacagtttcaacgatgccaaaatcgttcccctgatcgttggtcgctggagagagctgtctgtgtggcagctccccagcgaccacacaacgacttaccaacgatcacggccaggtcgtatcgctggtcgtgatcgttggtaagtcgtttagtgtaacggtaccttaactcaaaACTGCAAGTTAAGAtttcacaacaaccacaagacagatttcattacccaggtatcattttaatcagtataacagcaccgagctgacactgtctgtagattactttgcacaatcctgctgacaggttccctttaaataggatTTGACTAATTGACTTCTACAGTAGAGGTCATTGTGCAGAAAGGGAGAGTTGTGGCATCATATATTGAGAGCGGTGAATTCTGCATTAAACCTGTATAGAAGTGTTACTCATTATTGTTATCTTGCCTGTAATAATAATGAGTTGACAATTGTGATTTTTGCAGAACAGGAAGTGTCAGCCTGTTAAGAAGCTCAGCTTATTTGGAAAATGTATTTTTCATTGCCAATTTTCACTTTTGCCATTCTATGTTCTCTCCTATTCATCAAAGGTTGGAATTGTAGTCTATATTGTAAGTTTAATTATACATTTATATTCTTTTAACTCgtcattttgcatttaaaaaaatgctAGATGCATAACTGGGCAAATCCCAGCAAACAGATTGCAGTTAGGTACCAAAACATTACTGTTAAGAAACATTTTCGTAACGAAgcccaaagatttttttttttaatttttctctccaAACTACTTAAAAGATACATTTATTGTATAATTTTCTCTTTTAATAAAAAGAAATCTGATATACATAAATGTCTATCTGTGAACAAAATACTGACAAAGTATATACGATAATTTAACAGACTTCCATGCCCAATGAACTATAGGTAGTGAAGAAACTGGACATCTAGCCTAAATACAATGTAGTTAAAATATACAGTGGAATAATCCatgtaaaaataaattaaaaaacgtAGGCCGTATGCGTACTTTTCATATTCCTACCTGTTTTTGAATAGAAAAACAAAATGTTTAACCTAGTTGGTGACAACCTGAGGTGCTAAACATTTCTGTCTAGCTTCACTGTCATCATTTGTGAGCTGCTTACTCCGTTTGGGTTCTATCCATGAGTTGTGGATCACTGCATTGTTAGGCATGGGGTCAGCTTCCACAATTGAAACCACTCTTTTTTTCATTTTGCTCTTTAAAACTTTTTGGAATTTTTGTCTTGTGAATGCGTACAACAGAGGATGAAAAATGGTGGTTCCGTAAGCCATGACTAAAAAGCAAAGTCTGAGTTTAACCAAAAGGTCACTTGGGCCAAGACATAAAATAGTTGTATTCAATAAAGAAATAGGCGTCCAACAAAACAGAAAGGTCGAAATAATCAGAAGTGACATCTTGAAGACTCTCTTTTGCCTTTCCCGTCTCTCTCGGTGCCTCTTAACTGCTCGGCGTAAGGCAATAATCACAGATACAGAAGTCCTCACACCAAGAACCACGTTTCTACCTCCGCTGCTTTGCGATATATCCGTTGTCTCGTGCTGTGTAGCCAGAGAAATCGTTTTTTTCTTTCGGATTTTCTTTTTTTGCCCCGTTGAAAACCTTGTGCCTATACGGATGTTGAGGGCTTGAAGAATTTTGCTGTATGTGATCAACATGACAACTATTGTGAAAAAGAAGATGGGAATCTGAACCAGAAGGTGATAATACATCCCGAGCTCTGTATGATATTCGTTTGAGCTAACACACAAAAGTGTTTTATTCTCCCACTGGTTCTCACTTTGGAACCTAAAAAAGCTGACTTCAATAAAAGGAATCAGAAAAGCCAAGAAAGATACTATCCATGTGGATGTCATCAATATAACTGCACGACCCATGGTCAGGATACGATTGGCAGGCTTGACAGAAATGTCATATCGATCCAGAGTGATGGCAAAGACGTTAACAGCGGTGGACACACTGGCGAATGAAACGCACGCTTCATGGAAGCAGCAGATCAGCGCACCATTGCTCTCCAGTGGCAGGAGGAGGATTACAATAGTTAGAGGGATACATCCTAC contains:
- the GPR22 gene encoding G-protein coupled receptor 22 — protein: MFFNFMLETNMQSEANLTVRDEITDVSSNMYKPLSYPLSFQISLTCFLMLEIVLGLGSNLTVLVLYCMKSNLINSVSNIITMNLHVLDVIICVGCIPLTIVILLLPLESNGALICCFHEACVSFASVSTAVNVFAITLDRYDISVKPANRILTMGRAVILMTSTWIVSFLAFLIPFIEVSFFRFQSENQWENKTLLCVSSNEYHTELGMYYHLLVQIPIFFFTIVVMLITYSKILQALNIRIGTRFSTGQKKKIRKKKTISLATQHETTDISQSSGGRNVVLGVRTSVSVIIALRRAVKRHRERRERQKRVFKMSLLIISTFLFCWTPISLLNTTILCLGPSDLLVKLRLCFLVMAYGTTIFHPLLYAFTRQKFQKVLKSKMKKRVVSIVEADPMPNNAVIHNSWIEPKRSKQLTNDDSEARQKCLAPQVVTN